CCAGCGCAGGCCGCTGCACACGGGCCACTGCCGGCTCAGCGTCTGTTTGATCTCGCTGAGCTGCTGCTCGGTCAGGCCCGTGGTTACGTCCCACGGCTTGATCCAGTGCATGCGCAGACTGCGGTCGCGCAGCGCCGCGGCGCGTCGCCGGACCTCCGCGCTGGGGGCGAGCTGCGGATCGAACTCCGGCCGGTAGGGCAGGTCCGCGTCCGGGCAAATGCCGTGTGCGACATAGCCGTTCCACAAATCGGAGAAGTAGCTGCCGTCATCCGCGTCGCCGGCCGCCTGGTTCGAAGCCCAGTTCAGGAATTCCACGCTCAGGCGCGGCCCCGCGCCCCTGCGGACGGCCAGCGCGTATTCCAGCGCGTCGGTGACCACGAACACCGAGCAGGTATTCCGCGCGCCTTGCGGACGCACGTCGAGGCCCCACAGCTTGAAGTTGTCGCGCAGATCGACTGCGTGCTGCGGCGTGTCGGGTGTGGTCGGCGCGCCCACGCGCCCAGCGCAGCCCGCGCTGACCACCACCGCAACCAACAGGATTGGAAAAACATACCGCACGCTGCCCCGGTACGAATGGCCCTGTGCCATGGAGCGCTCTCCTTTGTCGGGTTGACGACCACCGCGCAATCGGCGCAGATGATAGGGTGGCGCCCCGGCAGCGCAAAGGCGGCGCGTCGCCGGCTCCGCCCGGCCCTGCCGCAGGAGGTACAACGCTTATGCCTCGACGAACTCCCGTGCACACCCGCCGGCCACCTGCCCAGCTCGCGGCCTTCTGCGACACCGCCGTCCGGCTGGGCGCGAAACGGGCGGTCTTCGTCCGCCCGGCCGACGTGGTGACTGGTGGCTGGGTGCGCTGGAAATGCCAATTCGGCTGCGGCGGCTTCGGTTCCAGCCGCATGTGTCCGCCGCACACGCCGACGCCGGAGCAGACGCGTCGCCTGCTCGATGAGTACAAGCACGCCATCCTTTTTGAGGCGGCCCTCGGCACGTCGAAGAAGATCGCCGTCAAGCTGGAACGCGCGGTATTCCTGGCGGGTCACTACAAGGCACTGGGGCTGGGCGCCGGCCCGTGTCCGTTGTGCGCGACCTGCGCGTTCGAAAAGGGCTGCCGGCACCCGCAACAGGCGCGCCCGGCAATGGAAGCCTGCGGCATCGATGTCTACGCCACGGCGCGCCGGCACGGCTTCACCATCAATGTCGTGCGCAGCCGCCGCGACCCGCAACACTACTTCGGGCTTGTCCTGATCGAGTGACTTCGGCGCAGCGCCGGGCTGGTCGAGCAGCGCGCGGGTTGCTCACGCGCGGTAATTCCCCGTCGCCTGCGGCGGGTAGCGCCGCCCGTCAATCCGCAGATGCAGCCCCCCGCTCGGCGACCGGCCGTCATGCTGCGGCCTGCGCGCACTACGCTCCATGAGTGGAACAGGTGCTGATGGTCCAGCCAGTCCACGTCGGCAGTTCAGTTCGCTCCTGGCGGATGGGCAACCCCATTCATTGTGTGCAGCGAATTCAGCGTTCTCGCCCCGGCTGCGGGGTGCCCCCCTCCACCGTGTCCTCCAGCGGGCGTCCGAACAGGAGCTCCATGTACGCACGGTCCTCCGGCCGGCAGAACACGTAGACGTGGTCCTGCGACTGCAGCCGCGTGTCGCCGCGCGGCGCAATCAGCTCGTCGCCGCGCACCAGCAATACGGCCGACGCCCCCGGCGGGAAAACGACCTCCGCCAGCCGCGCGCCGCAAACCGCGAGCACGTCGGTGATGAAAAACGACAAGAGCTCGCCCCGTAACAGGCGGGTCGAGTTGATCTCCAGCACAGCGGCGGGCCGGGGCGTCTCCGGCACCTGCAGACCGAGCTTCCGCGTGAGCCAGCGAATCCCGGCCCCGGGGATGAGCGCATTGATGACCACGAAAAAGAACACGATGTTGAAGACGTTGAGTGCCTCCGGCACCCCGCTCAGCAGGGGAAACACGGCCAGGATGATCGGCACAGCGCCCCGCAGCCCCACACACCCGAGATACACGGTCTCTTTCGCCGGAAAGCGCAACGGCAGTACACACAGCGCCACAATCAGGGGCCGGATCACGAACGTCAAGCCGAACGCCAAAGCAAGGCCGGTTCCGGCGACGGGCCAAATCTGCGACGGAAACACCAACAGCCCCAGCATCAGGAACATCGCGATCTGACTCAGCCAGCCCAGCGCGTGATGAACGTGGTACAAGCCAGCGCGGTACGGCAGCGGCCCGTTGCCCAGAACGATTGCGCCCACGTACACCGCGAGAAAGCCGCTCCCCTGCGCCAGCGTCGCCAGGCCGAACTCGAGGAAGGCGGCGGCGATCGTCAGCACCGGCAGGAACCCGGATGCCGGCAACCGGGCGCGCAACAGCACCCGCCGGGTCAACCAGCCGACGGCGAGGCCCACCAGCAGTCCGATGCCCAGTTGCAGCGGCACATGCAGCACCACGGACCACAAGTGCAGGGGGCCCCCCATGATCCAATCCGTGACTATCGTCGTGAGGATCACCGCCATCGGGTCGTTCGCGCCCGACTCCACCTCCAGGGTCGTGGCCACGCGCGGGGCCAGGTTCAGACGCCCGCCCCGCAATACCGCGAACACGGTGGCCACGTCCGTCGACGAGACGATGGCGCCCAGCAGCGCCGCCGCGGGCCAGGCCAGCCCGAACAAGTAACCGCCGCCGGCGACCAGCGCGGCGGTCCCGACCACGCCGACCGTTGCCAGAATGCCCGCCGGCACGAAGCTGCGGCGGACAGCGTCCACGCTGGTGCACAGCCCGCCGTCGAGCAGGATCAGCACCAGCGCCGCCGTGCCCATGCGAAAGGCAAACCGGTAATCCTCGAACGCGATACCGCCGAGGCCCTCCGAGCCCGCCAGCATTCCAAGCACCAGAAACAGCAGCACCACCGGAATGCCCAGCCGCTCCAGCGCTCGGCTGAACAGCGCGCTGAACGCCAGCAGCACGCCGAAGGCGCCCAGCAGCAACGCGGTGTGCATGAACTCCGATTCTGGCAAGTCTCACCTCGCCAAGGGTTCTTTCGTGGCCCGCGGGGCGCGGGCCGGCGCGACCAAGTTAGCACCGGCCCGCCCGTCTGGAAACCGCGCCGGGCCTGCCGCGGTCACGCCCGCCGTGGCCGTGAATATGAACACGTCGATTAAACCGAATGATTAATGCGATATTATCTGTGTTGTTAACAATGGCGAAAGTGCCTATAGATCAGCAGCGGCGGCGGCGCCGGCGGGAACCAGCCGCCGGCGCACGCGAGCCGTTGTCGCCGGCCCGCCCGCGAGTCAGCGTCGACGCCGCGGTCGCCCTCCGGGGCTTCTTCCGGCGCGCTCGCTGCGGCGGGCCGGCCCGCGCCCCACTGTGCAGAAGGGAGCCGACCATGCGGATCGAGATCACCGCGCAGAACATGGTACTGACCGACGCGCTGCGTGAACTGGTGCACACGCGCCTGCACTACGCCTTGGGCCGCCTGGCCCGCCGGATCGCGGCGCTGCAGGTCAGCTTCGAGGACGTACACGGCCCGCGCGGCGGCGTCGACGTGGAATGTCGCATCCAGGTACGGCTGCGGCCCGGCGGCGCGGTCAATGTGTCGGCCACCCGCGTCCACCCGGGCGCGGCCCTCGGTGAGGCGGCGCAGCGCGCCGCGCGGTGCGTCAAATCCCGCCTGCGGCGGCGCTGGATGCTGCGCCGCCGCCCACAGGCGGCACTCACCGGTGGTTCCGCCGTGTAGGGTGCGTTTGGAAATCTGCAGCGGCTTGCGTTGGCGGCGCTGATCAGGGCGCGCCGCGCGGGGCCGCATACCGGAGCAGTGACATGGCGAAACGGACGATCTTCATCACGCAACAGGATGCACGACGGCTGCGGGAATGGCTGTGCATCGCGGAAAAACGGTACGAGAAGGACCGGGAGAATCTGGAGTTGCTGCGCCGCGAACTGCGGCAGGCCCAGGTGGTCGAGCCGGACGAGGTCCCCCCGGATGTCGTCACCATGCACTCCCAGGTGCGCCTCGCCGACCCGCGGACGGAGCATGAGAGCTGCTGCACCCTCGTGTTTCCCGAGGACGCTGTGGCCAACCACAATCGCATCTCGGTCCTCGCCCCGCTCGGCGCAGCCATCCTGGGTTGCCGGGCCGGCGACGTCATCCGGTTTCAGGTGCCCGGCGGCCGGCGCACCATCCGAATCCTGGAAGTGCCTTACCAGCCCGAGGCGGCTGGACACTTCCACCTGTGAGCATGCGCGGGCCGCGGCCTGCGGGAGGCTGGTCATGAAGGTCATCATTGCCACGCAGGAACCGCACCTCCGGGCTCCGGTCGCCGCGCGCTTCGAGACCGCGCCGTACTACCTGGCAGTGGACACCCTCGCCGGCCGCGCGACGGTGTTTCCGCATCCCGTGCAGTACCAGATGGCCTGCTCGCCCGCGGCACTGGTCCAGCGGTTGCGGACGTTCGCGCCGGCGACGGTCGTCGCGGGGAGTTTCACCGCCGAGGCCCATGACGCCGCCGCAACCCTGCGAATTGCCCTGCACGTGGCGCGCGGTCGCGCCGGGGATGTCGTGGATTGTTGCGTCGGCGCCGGCGTGCCGGGGCTGATGAGCCGATACCCGCCAGCCCAGCATGCGGGCTGACGCGGCCCGGAACAGTCCGCACGCGCGTCCAGCGGCCCGCGGAGCACACTCCGCGTCTGCCCTCCATCGCTGCCGCCCATCGTCGTGAGACGCATGTTACAGCGGGATAGACGTTGCTTGACGTGCCATCGTTGCGCAACTAAGGTCGCGCTAGTTGCGCGCGGTGTGCGTAGCGCGCCAATGGTTCTCACGGAGCTGTGAAGCCGGGGCCCGGCGAGCTGGGCTCCGACGTAGGGAGTGTGCCATGCCGTTGTGCCGAAAGTCACTCGTAGCAATGCTGGTCCTGACCTGTGGCGTCGGTGCCCTGGTGGCGGACGAGCGGCGTGAAATCCGCTTCCCGGACATACCCGGGTACGTGACGCTGAAGTGCGACTTCCATACGCATACGGTGTTCTCCGACGGAAACGTGTGGCCGACCGTACGCGTCAACGAGGCCTGGCGCGAGGGCCTCGACGTACTGGCCATCTCGGACCACATCGAATACCGCCCGCACAAGCAGGACGTCAGCGACAATCTCAACCGCTCGTATGAATTGATGGCGGAACGCGCCCGGCAGCAGGGCCTCCTCCTCATCCGCGGCGCCGAGATCACGCACGACACGCCGCCGGGTCACTTCAACGCCATCTTCCTCTCCGACATCACGCCCCTGAACACAACCGATTTCTATGCGCAGTTCGAGCAGGCCGCCCAGCAGAAGGCGTTCATCTTCTGGAACCACCCCGGCTGGCAGGGCGTAGAGCGCGGCCGCTGGGGCGAGGAACAGACCCGGCTCTACGAGAAGGGTTGGCTCAAGGGAATCGAAATCTGCAACGAGTTTGACTACTATCGCGAGGCCCACGAGTACGCGCTGGAGAAGAACCTGACGTTGCTGGGTAACTCCGACATCCACGACCCGTCGCCTACCACGCCGTGGACGCCCGAGCAGCACCGCACGCTCACGCTCGTGTTCGCCCAGGAACGCTCGCTCGATGCGGTTCAGGCTGCCCTGGTGGACCGACGCACCGCCGTCTGGTGTCAGAACCGTCTCTACGGCCGTGAGCCGGAAGTGGCCGCGCTCTTCGCCGCGTCCGTCCGCGTTCATGCCCCGCACCATCGTGCCGGCGACGATGTCTGGCTCCGGATCGACAACGCCTGCGAACTCGATCTGGAGCTGGAGCGGAGCGGCAGCGTCGGACCGCAGCGCCTGCGCCTGCCCGCCCGCGCGAGCATCAACGTTCGGCTGCGCAGCACGACGTCCGCCCCTGTGGAGGGCCTGGCCTACAAGGTCACCAACATGTGGATCGGCCCCGATCAGCCGCTGCCCGTGCAACTGTCCATCCCGCGGCCATGAGCACTGGCCGGCGTTTGCTCGGCCCGCCGGATCGCGTGTGCTCAGTCGGCTACTGCTTCACCCGCACAACGATTCCCGCGCCCTCGTCCCGCCCGAGGTCGAACCCGGAGTCCAGAAATGCTTCGATGACCCGCACGTTCGTCTCGGCGTGACGCGATAGTCCCGCCGTTCGAAAAGCGCCTCCGCCCGCCAGCACGAACGGCAGCAGAAGCTGATCCGTCAGGTACTCGCCGACCGGCACGTCGTCTGCGAGATACCGGTGGGTTTGCTGGGCGACGCGGTCGGCAACCGCCTCGGCGGGGCGGCCCCGCTCGCCGAAGCCAGTGAAAACCTCTGTCACGTGCGCCGACCGTATCTCGACCACGACCACGTTGCCCGGCCCCCGTGAGTCCGCGACTTCCTCGACGATGAGGTGCTCGTCGCCGATGCCGAGCGTTTGCCCGATCAGTGTCAGCTCGCGCTCGGCGATGTGGCGGGGGAGCCGCGCAACCCTCGCCGTG
This DNA window, taken from Phycisphaerae bacterium, encodes the following:
- a CDS encoding DUF2284 domain-containing protein; its protein translation is MPRRTPVHTRRPPAQLAAFCDTAVRLGAKRAVFVRPADVVTGGWVRWKCQFGCGGFGSSRMCPPHTPTPEQTRRLLDEYKHAILFEAALGTSKKIAVKLERAVFLAGHYKALGLGAGPCPLCATCAFEKGCRHPQQARPAMEACGIDVYATARRHGFTINVVRSRRDPQHYFGLVLIE
- a CDS encoding potassium/proton antiporter: MHTALLLGAFGVLLAFSALFSRALERLGIPVVLLFLVLGMLAGSEGLGGIAFEDYRFAFRMGTAALVLILLDGGLCTSVDAVRRSFVPAGILATVGVVGTAALVAGGGYLFGLAWPAAALLGAIVSSTDVATVFAVLRGGRLNLAPRVATTLEVESGANDPMAVILTTIVTDWIMGGPLHLWSVVLHVPLQLGIGLLVGLAVGWLTRRVLLRARLPASGFLPVLTIAAAFLEFGLATLAQGSGFLAVYVGAIVLGNGPLPYRAGLYHVHHALGWLSQIAMFLMLGLLVFPSQIWPVAGTGLALAFGLTFVIRPLIVALCVLPLRFPAKETVYLGCVGLRGAVPIILAVFPLLSGVPEALNVFNIVFFFVVINALIPGAGIRWLTRKLGLQVPETPRPAAVLEINSTRLLRGELLSFFITDVLAVCGARLAEVVFPPGASAVLLVRGDELIAPRGDTRLQSQDHVYVFCRPEDRAYMELLFGRPLEDTVEGGTPQPGRER
- a CDS encoding HPF/RaiA family ribosome-associated protein, with translation MRIEITAQNMVLTDALRELVHTRLHYALGRLARRIAALQVSFEDVHGPRGGVDVECRIQVRLRPGGAVNVSATRVHPGAALGEAAQRAARCVKSRLRRRWMLRRRPQAALTGGSAV
- the rnk gene encoding nucleoside diphosphate kinase regulator, with amino-acid sequence MAKRTIFITQQDARRLREWLCIAEKRYEKDRENLELLRRELRQAQVVEPDEVPPDVVTMHSQVRLADPRTEHESCCTLVFPEDAVANHNRISVLAPLGAAILGCRAGDVIRFQVPGGRRTIRILEVPYQPEAAGHFHL
- a CDS encoding histidinol-phosphatase, whose product is MPLCRKSLVAMLVLTCGVGALVADERREIRFPDIPGYVTLKCDFHTHTVFSDGNVWPTVRVNEAWREGLDVLAISDHIEYRPHKQDVSDNLNRSYELMAERARQQGLLLIRGAEITHDTPPGHFNAIFLSDITPLNTTDFYAQFEQAAQQKAFIFWNHPGWQGVERGRWGEEQTRLYEKGWLKGIEICNEFDYYREAHEYALEKNLTLLGNSDIHDPSPTTPWTPEQHRTLTLVFAQERSLDAVQAALVDRRTAVWCQNRLYGREPEVAALFAASVRVHAPHHRAGDDVWLRIDNACELDLELERSGSVGPQRLRLPARASINVRLRSTTSAPVEGLAYKVTNMWIGPDQPLPVQLSIPRP